In the genome of Monodelphis domestica isolate mMonDom1 chromosome 2, mMonDom1.pri, whole genome shotgun sequence, one region contains:
- the LOC100030085 gene encoding olfactory receptor 2AP1-like, giving the protein MLMMGNQTAVTEFFLVGLTDDPEIQVILFIFLLLTYLLSFTGNMTIIILTLLDSQLQTPMYFFLRNFSLLEISFTTVFVPKMLVNIGTGNKTISFAGCFTQFFFAILLGATEFYLLAAMSYDRYVAICKPLHYTMMMNKKLCLQLVLSSWFSGFMVVIGPHIMTTMLPFCASNVINHYCCDYTILLQLACADTHIIEIITFVLAVVTLLFTLVLVIISYVYIMGTIMRIPSAQKRKKAFSTCSSHMIVVSLSYGSCIFMYVNPSMKEAATFNKGVAVLNTSVAPLLNPFIYTLRNQQVK; this is encoded by the coding sequence ATGTTGATGATGGGAAACCAAACAGCTGTGACAGAGTTCTTCCTTGTAGgactgacagatgatcctgaGATCCaagttattctttttatttttctgctacTAACTTACCTTTTAAGTTTTACTGGAAATATGACCATCATCATTCTCACCCTACTGGATTCTCAACTCCAGACTCCCATGTATTTCTTCCTCCGGAACTTCTCCTTATTAGAAATTTCCTTTACGACTGTCTTTGTTCCCAAAATGCTAGTGAACATTGGAACAGGGAACAAGACCATTTCCTTTGCTGGTTGCTTTACTCAGTTCTTTTTTGCCATATTGTTGGGAGCAACTGAGTTTTATCTTTTGGCCGCCATGTCCTATGACCGCTATGTGGCCATCTGTAAGCCCTTGCATTATACAATGATGATGAACAAGAAGCTTTGTCTCCAACTTGTCCTCAGCTCCTGGTTCTCTGGCTTCATGGTTGTTATTGGGCCACATATCATGACCACAATGTTGCCATTCTGTGCATCCAATGTCATCAATCATTATTGTTGTGACTATACCATATTGCTCCAGTTGGCCTGTGCAGACACACACATCATAGAGATAATTACATTTGTCTTGGCTGTGGTGACACTTCTCTTCACATTAGTGCTAGTAATTATCTCCTATGTATATATTATGGGGACAATTATGAGGATCCCTTCTGctcagaaaaggaagaaggcCTTTTCCACCTGCTCCTCCCACATGAttgttgtctctctctcataTGGCAGCTGTATTTTCATGTATGTTAACCCTTCTATGAAAGAAGCAGCAACTTTTAATAAGGGAGTAGCAGTGTTGAATACCTCAGTTGCTCCTTTGTTGAACCCTTTCATTTACACCCTAAGGAATCAGCAAGTGAAATGA